Below is a window of 'Nostoc azollae' 0708 DNA.
GAAATTAATCAACTCAAGTTTAAACGGGCGTTGTTTGGTTTCTTTCCCAGCTATCGCCAAAGTCCTCTCCAAACTCCTTGGAATCGGATTTTACCAGTGGGAGATAGTAGCGGTAATCAATCACCATTAAGTTTTGGTGGTTTTGGGGCTATGGTTCGTCATTTACAAAGGTTAACATTTGGTATTAATGAAGCATTAAAAACTGAACAATTATCTGCTCAATCTTTAGTACTGCTGCAGCCTTATCAACCGAGTTTGAGTGTAACTTGGTTATTTCAGAAGGCTATGAGTGTGGGTGTAAATCAACAAATTCCGCCTGCACAAATTAACCAACTTCTTTCGGCTGTGTTTGAGGAAATGCAGAAACTGGGAACACCTGTTTTAAAACCATTTTTACAAGATGTTGTTCAGTTTGGGGCGTTAACAAGAACTTTGTTAAAAACTGGTTTATCTCAGCCGCTATTAGTTGCCAAAATCTTCCCCCAAATCGGTTTAATTAGTTTACTAGATTGGATGTTACATTACGTTAATTTAGGTATATATACTGCCTTGTTTTCTCTCAATCCCATGTTAGAAATAGTAGTTAATAATTTACCAATTCAACAACAATATTATTGGCATCGTTGGTTTGATAGTTGGAAGTTTGGTTCTGGTAGTGATTACTCTGAATAGTATCTGAGGATAAAATATCTGAGGATAAAATAATTGAACGTAGTTATGGTGGGGTAAAATACTGTGCAGTATTGATTTCATTACTACGAGAACGTCAAGTATTTATAGAGGAAGTTCGCCAAGGTGTGAGATTACAAAATTATTTCCCTCTTGGTTTGTAGTTCTCTATTTATCGCTATGTACGACGGAATTATAGGTGCATATCATAGCTGTATGTAAGCTTTATCTTCTCCTGTCAAATTACCAGCTCTCTATCTAATTACTCTATTGATCTGTCTACCGACTTTGTTATTTGCTAATGTGATTTTTGGTTGAAAGCGCACTTTTGGAGAGTATTTTGCTTTGGTGCTGACAGCAGTTTCAGTCACTAGCGTACTCTTATTTAGCTTTGCACCAGTTACTTTGTTTTTTTGATGACGACTAAATAATTACCAATTTCTAATTTTACTCAATGTCATTATTTGTTCATTGACTGGATTTATTGCTGTTTCTTCTTTATATAATGCGACTCATCTGGTATTAGAAGAGGAAGATGAAGGTACTAAAAGTCGCAATAAAATTATCCGAGCTTGGTTATTCCTTTATGCTTTTGTGGGTAGTCAGTTAGGATAGACACTTAGACATTTTTTTGGTGGCCCAGATTCTGTATTTCAACTGTTCCGAGAAAAAGAAAGTAAAACGTAAGGATTCAGGTGGTGGGGTATTGACAAGTGTGATAGGTGAGGCAGAATATAGCAGTTATGGAAAAGAGGCTGCCACCAAAACTAGACAGAGAGATATTGAAGCAGTTGGGAACAGAGCAACTGGTAGAAATCATTATTGACCAGGGGAAAAGTATAGAGAACTTAACAAATAGAGTAGTAGAACTGGAAAAAGAAATAGAGAAACTCAAAGTCAGTAGAGATTTAGAGACCATAACATTATCCACACCACCATCGGGAGACATCCTCAAGAAAACGGAGGACAAACAAGAAGAGAAACCAGAAGAAAACCAGATACGAAAACGGAAACCAGGAGCACAACCAGGGCATAGGGGAAAAAGGAGAAAGGTGTTTGGTGGAGTAGATAGAATAGATTTGAGATAGTGGGATGGCAAGTGTGTGGATGGTGAGGTCAGGGGGAATTGTTTGGCGAACCAATAAAAATCCAAACACAACCACTAGGGGAGTTGGTGGACAGGACAATCCAAATAGTAGAATATGAAAGATATACCTGGATTTGCAGTGTGTGTGGGGAAACACAAAGGGCACACTAGTCACCAGAGATAGTACTGGGACAAGATATAGGAATCACAGGACAAGCTTTTTTGGGATGGCTCAATAACTAGGGCCATTGACCCTATGAAAAACAACACTTGTTGTTGTGGGAAGTGGGTCAAATAGAAATTGGAGTGGGAATATTTAGTAGCTACCAATGAAGGAATAGATGGTCCAGTGGCTCAAAGTGAGGATGTCTCCCGATGGTGGTGTGGATAATGTTGATGGTCTCTAAATCTCTACTAACTTTGAGTTTCTCTATTTCTTTTTCCAGTTCTACTACTCTATTTGTTAAGTTCTCTATACTTTTCCCCTGGTCAATAATGATTTCTACCAGTTGCTCTGTTCCCAACTGCTTCAATATCTCTCTGTCTAGTTTTGGTGGCAGCCTCTTTTCCATAACTGCTATATTCTGCCTCTCCTATCACACTTGTTAATACCCCAGCACCTGAATCCTTACTAACATCACACAAGGATATTCTCGTGACCATCATCCAGACTTAAAACAATGTATCTTAGATTTACTAGTAAGTAGTGACGGAGATATACCCTTATTTTTTAGAGGAGCATTAGGAAATGAATCAGATAAAGCAGTATTTCCTCAAATTTTGGTGTAGTATGACAAACAAATAGATTTTGAAAGTATAATGGTGGCTGATAGTACATTATATAGCGAAATATAGCGAAAGTAATTTAAAATTAATGTCGAACATGAAATGGATAAGTTGAGTACCTTTATCCATTAAAAAAGCCAAAAACTTGGTCAAAGCATTTAACAGTACAGAACTGAAACCAGTTGAAATCAAAGGATATAGCTATAAAGAAGAAAAAGTATCTTATGGGGGAATAGAGCAAAGATGGCTATTAGTAGAAAGTGCAGACAGAAAAAAAGCAGACTTAAAGAAATTAACCCAAAGCATTCAAGAGAACTTTCTAACAATCAGGAAACAAGTAGGTAGATTAGTCTAAGGAGGATTTGAACAGACATCCTTAGCCGAATTAAAAATTAAAGAACTGGCAGCAGAATTAAAATATCACAAAATATCGGACTTAGAAATTACCGAGAGGTTAAATAAATGACAAACAGTACTTTATCAAGTAAGAGTTAAACTAATAGGAAGTCAGGAGTTAATCACCCAACTTCATAACTTTTGTGGTCGATTTATTTTAGCAAAAAATATTTTAGAGCCAAGCAAATTAGAAACCATAGAAATATTGAGAATATATAAAGAACAGCAATCAACAGAAAGAGGACTTAGATTTATCAAAGACCTGTTATTTTTCACCCATAGTCTTCTTGTAAAAAATCCAGAAAGAGTAGTAGAGACAATAATGATGTTAATGGCATTGTGTCTTTTGGTTTATAATCTGGGACAAAGGCAACTAAGAATATAGTTAAAGACGCAAAAAGCTACAGTTAAACATCAACTGAATAAACCTACATAATCCCCTACTTTACGTTCCATATTTCAGCGACAGTGCCTTGGGCTGCTTCCCTGACTTGTTAGGGAAGCTCCTCTGAAAGAGGCAGCAACTGGCGTATGTTTTCAAGGGATTCATTTTCTCATTATACAAGGAGTTCATAGGATTCTGAACTTGACAGAGGAAGGTTGTCGAATTTCCCAATTCCTACCTACAGCTTGTCAAAAGTATTATTTATTTTCTTAGTTTTCAAATCTCTAATTCACTATTGCATAGTCTTGTATTTTCATAAGTGATTGAAAAATTCCAATTCAACATTGTTGTCTAACTAGCCTTTCCTACACAATAAGAGAGCTGCAACTTTAACGTGCATAACTTATATTTTTATGGCTACTAGATTTTTAAAAACTCTAGTTCTAAATTACCTATTCATGTAGTTTATTTATGCTAGTTATTGAAGTGCGGAATGTGGGTTGACTACCAAGTAACAATCGACAGTCGGTAGAGATTCTAACTCATTCATATCAGTAACGACTTTTCGTAAATGCTCACTGAAATAGATAACTTCATAAATTAGGGCGCGAAAGTAGAGGAACAACCCACCTTGAAAACGAGCAAATAGAAATAAATACTAAGCCCCAACCAGAAACCAGTCAAACAACCTGACTGGTTTTTTTATGCCTCGTCAAGAGCAACAGACGTGAAACCATTCCAAATCGCATCCATATCAGGATGATGCTTGACCCAGTCACGGGACTCCCACCTAAAATCCAGCCGATTAGTGTAGAGCAACTGCACCGCCCGTCCCTCATTTATCATCCCACAGCTATAAGTCGTAAAAACCAGATTCCTTAGCTCATCAACAGGAACCTGATGATTCTTACCCAGCCGCTCCTTCTCCAACTGCAGCGCCTCAAGCAACCCCTTACTGTTTTCCATAATTAGCAAAATTAGTTAGCAAAATTAGTTAGCAAAATTAGCGATCACACCCTAAATTTTAACGGCAATGGCTGGACTCGAAGCAGCACGGAAAATGTCGGCACTGAGCGCAAATCCCTCTAGAAAGGATTATTCGCAGCTTTTCAACAGTTATTATCCCGATCCTCACATGACACTCTTGTTAGCGGCTACTATTTCGCCACATTGCCAACACTTTTATAGCACACACCCCATCAAAACTAAAATCAGAAAGAGCCACTTATTGGCTAATCAAACTATGTGAAGCATTCATCAAATTATCTGACGCCTATGCGAGAAAGTTAATCAAAATTAAGTGTCGCACGCCTTTCCCCGTCCAGAACCCCAAAACCCTTTCATCCGAATACTTCCCACCACTTCCCCGCAAGTCCTGCGATTCAGTATATCTGTCATCCTAGTAGTCTGCCAAGGCAATTTTGCTGGGTTAAATGCTCGGATATAAACGCTGCATTTTTTTACGTGCATCCTTGGTTTTAAAACCCCAATAAACACTGGGTTTTTGTTGATTACGCTGTGACTCCCAAGTAGCAATTTCAGAAGATAATATTTCTACATTAGGAATATGTCTTTCTAAGCATTGGCGAGATAAAACTGATAATTCAATTTCTACTTGATTCAACCAAGAAGCGTGTTTAGGAGTATAGTGAAACCCTAATTATTGAATAATGTGGCGTGCTTCTTGTGGAGAAAAAACTTCATATAAAACACTTGGAGTATGAATGTTTAGGTTATCAACAAGTAAAGGTATCACATCAGATTGGGGTTAATAAACATCTACTAAATCTTTTAATTGTTTAGCGAAATCAGCTTTTGTCCGACTTTGTGTAACTTAAATATGCCTCCACCCGGCTATTGGTTCAAAAAAGGCAAATAAATTTACAACACCATTGCGTTTATACTCACAATCATAACCTTCAGGCTGATGTGGTTCTGGTGGCAAAGGAAGTCTTACTTCTTCTACTAATTGATATGGGCGTTCATCTAGGCAGAGTGTAGGTTTTTTCGGATCATATGGCTCATTGTACAAATCCAAAACATCTTCCATTCTGAACACATACTCTGGGTTAACTTCGGGAATACACCACTGTTCTTTTAACCACGGTTTAATTTCATTTTTTTTAGAGTTTGGTGTATTGTTTCGTCTGAGATTCAATCTATGATACCAACCTTCACTAAATGCTCCGCTAATAATTGCATTGTCCAACGCACTCTTCCTTCTGGCGGATTAGAACAAGCAGTCGCAATCAAAAATGCTTCTTGTTTTTCATCTAATTTTTTGGGTTTTGGTGGATTTTCCCCATCCTTTAAAGCAAACTCTAATCCACCAATCACAAACTTTTCTCTTGTCCTTTCCACCGTGGTAACATGAACTCGAACTGCAGCAGCGCCGTGTCCGTTTCTCCCTCAGATGCCATTCAAAGAATGTTTGCACGGGTTATACTTCTTGCTTTGTGCTTTCCTTTTTTGAGGATTGCTTGCAGTTGTAAAACTTCCTCTTCGCTTAAATCTACAACATACTTTTTTGCCATGGTCAACCCCTTTTTTGACTAGTTTATCAATTAGAGGGGCTTACCCAGCAACATTGCCTTGGTGGACTACTAGATCGAATTGGAGCGAAAGGACATTGACATTAGTATTAGGTGTGATAGAAGTATACGGTGTTCCCGCAGCGGTGGAAGCAGCAGACGCAATATGTAAAGCTACCAGCATCACATTTGTAGGTTATGAAAACACAGATTTAGGCATAATTACCATAATTCGTGGTGATATTGGTGAAGTGAATATGTCAGTAAATGAAGGATTAGAATCAGTCAGGACTTAGGCAAGTGGCACAGGCGATGGGTGAAATATAGTATATCGGTATTAAATAAATCGGATACCGAAAGCTTTATCAACCCATAAGAAGTAGCTGCAACAGGAAACATTATTGAAATATTCATGAGAAAATAGGTAGGAGATTGTATTAGATAAATGTTGCTAACGGTAATGAGATTTACTAAACTTGATTACTGCCAATACTTATGAAGTAGTCAAATTAATTATACAATCACTAATTTAGCAGAGCATTTAGAAAGTATTAGCCATGATGCAATTAACTATTATTTAAAAACCGAAAAGTTAACATCTCGTTTACTATGGGATAAGGTGAAAGAGGTAGTAGAACCTGATGGTAATGGGTACATCATATTTTTTGATGATAGTGTTTTAGACAAAAGATATTCTGAAGAAATAGAGATGGTGAGGAGACAATATAGTGGTAATGAACATGGCATACTCCAAGGAATTGGTGTAGTCAGTTGTGTATATGTGAATGCTAAAGTTCAAAGATTTGGGGTAATAGATTACCGCATTTTTAATGCTGATGTGGATGGTAAAACCAAGATAGACCATGTGAAAGATATGCTGCAAAACCTGGTGTATCATCAGCTTTTCCCCTTTGATACGGTTTTGATGGACACATGGTATGCAGTAAAGAGTTTCATGCTGTATATTGATAATTTAGACAAAATTTATTATTGCCCTTATTTATTATTGCCCTTAAAAAAAAATCGGTTAGTTGATGATACATTTGCCAAGGAAAAATATAAACCTATTGAATTATGAGAATGGAGTACTGAAGAGTTAGAATGTGGTAAAATTATAAAAATTAAAGGGTTTGCCGCTCAGAAAAAAGTGAAACTATTCCGGGTTGCTGTTTCTACCAACAGAACGGATTATGTCGCTACTAAGGATTTATCTCAAAGTTCTACGAATGTTGTAGAAGAGGTGTGTAAAGTTCGTTGGGAAATCGAGGAGTTTCACCGAGAGATTAAACAAATAAGTGGCATTGGATATTGTCAATGTCGTAAAGCTAGGCTTCAAAGAAATCATATTGCTTCTGCAATGTTGGTTTGGATTCGATTAAAGAATTTAGCCTATCAAACTGGTCAAACTGTTTATCAAATCAAGCATAGATTCCTTTCTAATTATTTAATTCAGCAACTAAAACGCCCAAGTCTTCCTATGTGCTTGGTTTGAGTTCAATTGTTCCGTGCCAGGGCTACATCCCGCCCGCTATTTGTGCCAGTTGCGTAAGTCCTGTCAGTTTTAAAAGTTAATGGCCGTGAAATAATTTCCCATCATATTATTCCCAGTCCCCATAAAAATTTAGAATATATTTTACCAATTCATGAAACCGCCAATATTGCCCAATTTAATACTGACATTCGCTTTCCTCCTCCATTAAGTAATTGAAAATTAATATGACTTGTAACCTAGTAGTACAGCATGGCAGAAATAAATTACCCATTCCAAGTCTCTGAAAAGCTTACACTGTATTCATTTTGAATTGTGTTGTAGCGTCTCCGAAGGAGAGATTTTGTTAGGGTAGCTCTTCTGAAAGAAGCATTTTGAATTCACAGCGGTACTAGTACCGCAAGGCGAAAGGTCACCATTCAGCTAATGCCTAACGGTACACTATGCGAAGACCAGTCAGATCTTTCAGGCTAACGCCAAAAATACCTATTTGATAGGTAACCAATTTCTCAAACATTCTGACTCCTATAAAACGTTTAGGAGCCCCAATTGTTCAAATATATTACTCTGTCTGTAAAGGCGACAGGCGGATTCGAACCGCCGGATGGAGGTTTTGCAGACCTCTGCCTTACCACTTGGCTATGTCGCCGCACTCACAATAACTAATAATAACAGAATTTAGCCCAGATTGCATGGTTCAGAAGAAAATTTCTTTAAGGATGGATTGTCTTGAATAACTGGACAGCCAAGAAGGCTATCCTGGGGTGATTTGGGATTAGGGACTTAATTTCACTTCGTCGGCAAAATTATCCCAACGGACAAAGTAAAATGGTCCAGCGACAGAACCCCAAATATGATCATCGGTTTCGGGATTACGTCCTCTGTCACGGCTGATGAATTTCTCACCGTCAATTTCAAAATCGCTATCTAAATAGGTGGTCTGTCTGTTGCGGACAACTATACAACCTTTACCTGGTTCGACTGTGCCTTTGAAGTGGCTACCAGCCCACTCTACAATCATATTGCAACCGGAGAGTTTTTCTAAGTGATCGCTCGTTAACTTATGCAGACGTTCTAAGTCACGGGATGCACCGTAAAAGTCTTTTTCGTCTTTGACAGTATAGTTTTCAATATGGATTTTATTTCCTGCTGTCATTAACTTTAACACCCGTAACCGGTAGGGGTCATTGAGCATATAGTCATAAGCTTGTTCTACAAACAAACTCACCCCTGATAGCAGTAAGTAAGGTAGGGGACGCATACACACACGAATATGGGCAAAAAAAGCCGGATTCTCAAAAACTTGGGCTTGATTACTAAAATCAGCCGCCATCCAACGGGCTAAGGTGGCAATATCTGTAGAATGAGTCATAGCAATTTTGGATTTTGGATTTTGGTTTTGGTACACAGGCTTAAAACCATCTGATATTTATTGGCTCATTTTAAACCTTGACGTATCAACCCATCTGGAGAATTCAAAAAAGTATAACTTACGCAAGTGTCAGACGCAATGTCTATTTTTAAGGTGCGTCAGTTGTCAAAAATCTGTTTATCCTAACTAATTTACAGGTCTGAGACACCCTACTAATATGCCACTTGCGTAAATCCTGAAAAGGTCAATATTTCACATTCCAAAATCTCAGATCCAACATGGTATTGACCACAACGCCCAGCAACATAATCACGAGTACGGTTATCCAGAGGATTAAGAAAAATTTGCTCTGTAGCGCCAAATCCTACCAATTGGCAAAAGAGAGGACCGAAAATTTACAAATGACTCTTTGTCTGTCTTTCCATAGTGGTAAGATGAGGAAAGAGCCAAGGAAAGAATCAGGGTTGGAAATAGTTACGGATAGTTCGTATCCATGAAGGTGTTGATGACGAATTCATAACTGACCTCATATCCATAACATTGATGAAATGGGCAAAATTAATGAAGTAATTCCTAATGTGACTAAACCACAAATAGTAAGAATTACTTGTGAGTAAATTGGGGAATTCAGGGGAAATCTTTATTGAGGTAGCGGGAGTATTTTTACAAGTCTAACGAGTTAAAGATAACAGATTACTGTAAAGAATACGACAACTTAGTTTCCGTAATTGCTCACCTCGTTCGATAAATAAATCAGTATTCTGGAAGAGACTTCCCAGAAGGTATAGGTCTAAAAGATGAGACTCCATCCCAACTATCAACAATAACAACTAATCCCTTTTTACCCTTAGCCTTGAGTTCAGTATTAGCACGTTCTAAGAGTTCTTGATTGATGGAAAGTAAAATATTTTCTGTCCGTGGTTTCAGATAGTCCCTTAACCGTCGTCCTAACTGAGGACCTTCTTTGGTTTTTGGCGTAATTTTCGCAACACCAACCGATAGTTCTGCTTCTACCCCCACATATATCGGTTTTTTCAGAAAATCCACCACCTCAGTAAACAATTTTGCAAAATAGTCGGATTTGAGGCTGATTTTCATTGCTTCCAGACTTTCACTCACTTGACCAGCAATGGCCAGAAGAATAGCGGTCACATCCACATCAGCCATTTCCAGGACACGAGTAGACTCAAAATATACTACCTGAAATTATTGCTTCTCCAATTCTGGTTTCAGACGTAACAAATCCTTAGATTTCCCACACACAACCCAGGCGTCCTGTAAATAACTGACAGGTGGGAAGATCCGGTGAAATATTGCTGATATCTTGTAGCAAGTCCTCAGTAATTTTGCTATGCCACACTGAAGCAAAATCAAGATAGTACAATAGTAGGGACGATTCGCAGCATTTTCAATCATTAGCGGTTTGCTCGGATTACAAGCCTGATAAAATCATTCTAAATCTAGCAGCATAATTAAAAAATGAGTTCAGGAATTTAGACGTTCAGGAGTTGAGGAATTCAGAATTTTATAAAAATTGATTCCCAGATCAACTCCACCATCCATCAAACGAAAAGAGTTGGCAGCACTAACCATACAATTTATGATAAATCTTCAAAAGAGCCATTAAGTATTTATACATCAGGCAAGTTTTGAAAATATTCTTGAAACGCTTTATATAAATTTATTTTTCGTGCTGATTATTATATGAATAATATAGCATAGTTTTCCCGCAGTTTTACTCCTTAAGAATAAATGATTTCCTTATACAATTCAGAACTTACACCAAAACTCTCTGAAACCCTCTTTTCTTCTTATCTTAATATCTACGAAATGCTTCGCAAATGTGCATTCGTGGATAGTTTTGCTAAAAATTGTTTCCCATTCTTCGGTAGTATGGCTAATACAGTAAGTGTTTCACAATCCAAAGTTTTTCGACAGAGGCTTCGCCAAACGTGCAAAATTCAAAATCCAAGATTGTATAAGTTATGACTACTTCCCCAGTTACTGTTAATTGGTCTATTCTGCTACAACAATTATTAGACCGTCAATCATTATCCCGTACTCAAGCAGCAGAGTTGATGCAAGGATGGATCAATGAAGCCGTCCCTCCAGAATTATCAGGGGCAATTTTAATAGCCTTGAATTTCAAAGGCCTTTCTGCTGAAGAGTTGACAGGAATGGCAGAAGTTTTAAAATCTCTTTCCATACAAACAACAGAAGTCCAATCTCAAATTCCCCTGGTTGATACCTGTGGCACTGGTGGAGATGGGGCATCAACTTTTAATATTTCTACAGCAGTGGCTTTTGTGACTGCGGCTGCTGGTATACTTGTAGCTAAACATGGTAGTCGTTCTGCCTCTAGTTTGACCGGAAGTGCGGATGTTTTAGAAGCTTTAGGTGTTAACTTAAGTGCTACTAGTGACAAGGTGCAAGCAGCACTTAAAGAAGTGGGAATTACGTTTTTATTTTCCCCTGGTTGGCATCCAGCACTGAAAGCAGTTGCACCATTACGGAAAAATTTAAAGGTACGAACGGTATTTAATTTACTGGGTCCACTCGTAAATCCTTTGCGTCCCACTGGGCAAGTAATTGGAGTTTTTGATCCCAAGCTGATAGAAATAATTGCCCAAGCATTAAATCAGTTGGGAACACAGAAGGCGATCGTATTACATGGCAGAGAAAAATTAGATGAAGTGGGGTTAGGCGATATCACCGACTTGGCAGTATTAGCTGATGGTGAGGTGCTGTTAACCACCATTAATCCCCAAGAAGCAGGTGTGAAAAGCGCGCCTATCACAGCCTTAAAGGGTGGAAATGTTCAGGAGAATGCCAAAATTCTCAAGAAAGTGCTGCAAGGTAAGGGAACTCAGGCACAACAGGATGCAGTGGCGCTAAATGCTGCTTTGGCGTTGCAAGTAGCAGGTGTGATTCCCTTATTTAACCATGCTCAAGGCGTGAGTTTAGCTAGGGAAATTTTAGAAAGCGGTAGCCCTTGGAGAAAGTTGGAACAGTTAGTTGAATTCCTGCGGGATTAATTTCTGAGCGGGCTTGGAATCCTAATTCTACGACATTGCGCTTTATGGTAACGTCGTAGTTGCCAAAAAAGTGATGTCCTAGCAATCCTGTTTCTAATTCTGCACCTGCAATCGCCACGGGAACTTTATTAACCATCATTCCACCAACTTCCATTGACTCCAGATAGCCCACGGGGAATTCCACAGCTTTGGAACTAACAGTATTGGGTTTCGCTTTTCCCACCAACACCACACCCAAAGCACTGGCTATTTCTTGAGTAATCACCGTCCCACCAGCCCCCGTATCCACAATCATCTCAAATCGTTGCCGACCATTAAAAGTAACTTCCACAATTGTTGTACCACCAACTCGCCGTTGAATCGGGGCAATAAAGACCACGTTATTTTCAGCTACAACTTCCGAAGAAGGAAAAACAGGTTTTGGAGGTGGTAGTGGTTGTGTTTGTCTAGTGGGATAGGGAGTGCGTTGTAATTTAGGGGGTTTTGGTTGGGGAACAGCAACAACCACCTGTGGCGGTTTAGTAAATGGAGATACCAAATTACCGGGTTCAGCTTTTTGTCGTGCTAATTCAATTTGATCCTGGTATTCAGTAATTTGTCTTTGAGCAAACGGAAAATTCGGGCTGTCTGGTTGTACCTGTTCCATGAGAGAGATCGCATCCTGCAACTTAATTCACCACTAAATTCCAATCATCTGGAGATTGAGTAGATTGACTGATACTCGAACCACCAAGAGCTTTATCAAGAGCCAATTCCAAAGTACTTGGTCCAGTGACCAACTCCTTTTGTGCGGTTTTCGGCTTGCAGATGGTGTCCCTAGCTTCTTATTAGGCCGCTGTATCGCTGCCAAATTACCAACAGACACAGATTTATGATTACCAGCAGTATTACCAGTAGTCCATTTGTTCTCACCACAGGCAACACTCAAAACTGCTAGACTACCAGAGAGAAAAATTAGGGCTGCACGGGATAAAAAAGATTGAAGCATAGTGAATGTTTTAACCGCCCTGGCTGCTCTTTCCAAGAGTACCGCCCCCACCGAATTAAAGATGGTTCAGGTTTAATTATTTTAAAACCAAGATTTTCAGTAGGATACTTTTGTATTTTCCTATACAGGAATACTATTCTCTTGTATAGGATTGTATAATAGCTACAGGAAATTTCCTAATTCTCGATGAAAATATCAATATTGTTTCTGGCATTACCAGATATTACCTGTGAGGAATCATATCCTCTGAAAAGGAATTTAAGGTTGTCATTTTCTATAAGTAGAGGTATTATTACCTGTGTCTAGTGCAGTTCTAATTGATTTTGAGCAAATTTATCAAGTCAGGGGCAATAAAGTTAGTTTATCTCCAAGATTTGATGAATATGCTTCATATTTTAAACTAGCGTTTAGGGATATCAAGGCTGAGTCGAGCAGTTTTTCTTCTGAACAACGTGATGCATTAAGAGATTTCGCCTACTCTTGAATTGAGCCAACGAAAAAAGTTACAGGGTTTTCGGATATCCTTAAAGCAAAAACTTATTTTCTTTTTTTGAATCTTACCTCCCAAAGAGCATCTTATGTTTTTGTATTGATGCTATTGACTCCTTCATTGATACAATTGTTGATTGTATTGAGCAGTAATGATCCTGAATATCAGACTGTTTTATCTGATCCTTGAGAGGAATTGCATTTACATTACGAACGTATTCCAGAAGTAAAGCCGGAGGATAGTAGTGCCTGGTTGCGAAACATATTCGATCAGGCCATTGCAGAAGTTTGAGCTTAGTCTTGCTAGGCTTATTAAAACTCACTCACTACAAAAAACAAAAGAGCTAGAGAAAAATTTGAGATTTTGATACAAAAGTACAGAGAGACTCCTTGCCAAAAGATCCGTTTTTTGATGACTCAGATGGCGATAATTTTCCCAAAGGTACTGACAAACCAGATTTTGTATTTAGAAAAATTCGGTTTTTTATGCCGGAACTTCAAGGTGCTTCTTGTAGATAGAGGCCGATTTATGTATATTGTTCACCAAGCTTTTCCCTCTGTTTGTCCTGTATAGGGCTATACAGACGAAGGATGCCGTACAAGACCTAGCGATCAGGAGTTGAAATAGCAATTTGCAATTATAGAAATCAATATTCTACATCATGTAGAGTCTCCACTTAAATAAACCATGAGAAAATATACTTTTGTAGTCCTATAAAGAACTAAATTTAAATTA
It encodes the following:
- a CDS encoding BMC domain-containing protein → MTLVLGVIEVYGVPAAVEAADAICKATSITFVGYENTDLGIITIIRGDIGEVNMSVNEGLESVRT
- a CDS encoding chromophore lyase CpcT/CpeT, which codes for MTHSTDIATLARWMAADFSNQAQVFENPAFFAHIRVCMRPLPYLLLSGVSLFVEQAYDYMLNDPYRLRVLKLMTAGNKIHIENYTVKDEKDFYGASRDLERLHKLTSDHLEKLSGCNMIVEWAGSHFKGTVEPGKGCIVVRNRQTTYLDSDFEIDGEKFISRDRGRNPETDDHIWGSVAGPFYFVRWDNFADEVKLSP
- a CDS encoding retropepsin-like aspartic protease encodes the protein MEQVQPDSPNFPFAQRQITEYQDQIELARQKAEPGNLVSPFTKPPQVVVAVPQPKPPKLQRTPYPTRQTQPLPPPKPVFPSSEVVAENNVVFIAPIQRRVGGTTIVEVTFNGRQRFEMIVDTGAGGTVITQEIASALGVVLVGKAKPNTVSSKAVEFPVGYLESMEVGGMMVNKVPVAIAGAELETGLLGHHFFGNYDVTIKRNVVELGFQARSEINPAGIQLTVPTFSKGYRFLKFP
- the trpD gene encoding anthranilate phosphoribosyltransferase: MTTSPVTVNWSILLQQLLDRQSLSRTQAAELMQGWINEAVPPELSGAILIALNFKGLSAEELTGMAEVLKSLSIQTTEVQSQIPLVDTCGTGGDGASTFNISTAVAFVTAAAGILVAKHGSRSASSLTGSADVLEALGVNLSATSDKVQAALKEVGITFLFSPGWHPALKAVAPLRKNLKVRTVFNLLGPLVNPLRPTGQVIGVFDPKLIEIIAQALNQLGTQKAIVLHGREKLDEVGLGDITDLAVLADGEVLLTTINPQEAGVKSAPITALKGGNVQENAKILKKVLQGKGTQAQQDAVALNAALALQVAGVIPLFNHAQGVSLAREILESGSPWRKLEQLVEFLRD